The sequence below is a genomic window from Fibrobacterota bacterium.
CAAGTTCCTGCTCGCCTCCTATGCCTTCGGCAAGGTCATCACCAAATATCCGTCCTTCCACTTGGTCGATCAGGCTGCGTTCTATAAGGGTAAATCCTTCGAGAACTTGCGCATGCATCAGGCCGCGCGGGACGTGTACAACGACGCCCTCAAGCGCTACACCGACTCGGATCAACGGCCCAAGTACATGTTCCAGTTGATGAATATCGACTATAAGGAAGGCAAGTTCGACGAGGCCACCAAGCGTTACCAGCAGATCGTCAATCTCTATCCGGAGTCGGACGTCAAGTCCGATGCCGACTACGTGATGGGCCAAATGCGCTTCATCCAGAAGGATTACTACGGGGCTATCTCCCTGTTGTCTCCCATCTTGCCCGGTAACGCCAATTACGTCTACGCCCGCTTCACCTTGGGTATGGCCTACGTCAACCTGAAGAAGTACAAGGAGGCGGAGGCCGCGTTCCAGGACATCATGGAAACCAAGCCTTCCAACTCTTCCGAACAGGAAATGAAGGAAGTCACCGCCGTGAAGCTGGGCCACATCAACTTCGGCAAGGAACCACCCGCGCTCGTGAAAGCCGCCGAGTTCTACGGTTCGGTTTCGCCCTCCAGCTCCAAGTATGACGAGGCCTTGCTCGGTTTGGCCTGGTCCTTCATCAAGGTCCAGCGCCCGAAGGAAGCCGCCGGGTACGCCAACGATATCGTATCCAAGACCCCGAAGAGCCTGCTGGTGCCGGAAGCCCACCTGCTGCTGGGTTACTGCGCCTACTTCGACAAGGATTACGATAAGTCCATCAAGGAATTCGACAACGCCATCGACTTGGCCGAAAAGAAGGCCGTGGCCGTGGCGGATATCCAGAAGAAGAAGGAAGACAACATGATGAACAGCCAGGAGTTCGCTTCCGTCCAGAAGGAAGCCCTCTTGCTGTCCAACCAGCTTCCGACCCCGCGCGTGATGGAAAAGCGTGAGCAATTGCGCCCGAAGTTCGATGACATCCATAAGAAAATCGAGGATTACCTGGAGTTCTTGCGCGAGACCGAGCAGATCGAGAAGTTCCTCGCGAATAAGGATCGCATCATCAAGGATGCGAAGTTCACCAAGGCCACGGTGATCAACATCAAGGCCGGCGCCGGCGAGAAGGCCCCGCCTTCCAAGCAGGATATCGAAAATCTGGACGTGAAATAGCGAGAGCCTTTGGGCCCCTTTCGCGGGCCCATTAGGTGAGGTTAACAATGGAGAATGTCGTGACTAAATCGAACCTGTTCTTCCGTTTGGCGCTGGCTGGCGCCTTCGGGCTCTGCTTTGCGGTACAGTCCCACGCCGCCGATTCCAGGCTCGCCGACTTGAAGAAGCGGAAAATGGAATTGGACCAGATGCAGGCCAAGTGCGACGGCATGGATGGCTCTGACAAGGAAGACTGCCTGGCCAAGCGCCAGAAGAAAGTCGACAAGTACAAGACGGATTTGGAGTCCTATAAGGACGATCTCGCCAAGGAGCAGAGCCGTAATTCCAAACCCAGCCAGGAAAACAACGCGGACTTCTCCAATCGGATCGCCGGCCGCGAGGCCAGCATCCATGAATTCCAGGACTACGTCAACAGCTGTACTGAGAAGACCGATCGCTGCGCTTCGGCTCTGTTCCAGGTCGCTAACCTGACCTACCAGAACGAAGAAGACAGCTTCCTCCTAAAGCAGGAAAAGTACGAGAAGGACGACGCCAAGTGGGAAGACCATGATAAGCGCGGCCCGGAACCTGTCCAGCCCCGCCGCGATCATAAGGGCTCCATCCGTTACTTCGAACGGTTCCTCAAGGAATACCCCAACCACAGCAAGGTTCCGGAAGCCCTTGTGCGCGCCGCCTTCATCGCCGACATGCTCGGCAACGAGGACCGCGCCTATGAGTACCTGAATTTGCTGGTGACCCGCTTTCCGGACCATCCTCTCAACATCCAGGCCCGCCTCCGTCTCGGCGAGTATTGGCTGCTGAAGCGCAAATACCAGAAGGCCATCGAGCAATACGAAAAGGTGCCGCTCGATTATCCAGGCAACGAAGCGGGCTTGGCCC
It includes:
- a CDS encoding tetratricopeptide repeat protein; protein product: MNKGVAAVNYKTAFLTTLAATAFSFGQITYKPHAYQQNDWFSEFGDNTAMYVNPASIAENDQIEVAVGLFQTISGKAGQEFISAVHPFDYNHSVGVSVFENGSPIDGTNAVYLENAYSVGYAYRLGFFSPNGISNKVAVGANFTMIQFNAFNAVKSFGYGGDLGLSYNPFSTSRYGHLQLGVSVQNVLQPLVKLPDNAGDYKIPRNLNLSYFWRGFNNRLELAGSGSLIDISHDAAEGPGGNEFVYTQRATYYLSPLLGLKMKLTKLGYPVFGATVNVKRVNLFRYLQLDLDMSHDRLQTLTGHEDEGRGFVWNFKAITRVGPTREERIGEARYRRLKIEPEDAYREAMRLYLARKFLLASYAFGKVITKYPSFHLVDQAAFYKGKSFENLRMHQAARDVYNDALKRYTDSDQRPKYMFQLMNIDYKEGKFDEATKRYQQIVNLYPESDVKSDADYVMGQMRFIQKDYYGAISLLSPILPGNANYVYARFTLGMAYVNLKKYKEAEAAFQDIMETKPSNSSEQEMKEVTAVKLGHINFGKEPPALVKAAEFYGSVSPSSSKYDEALLGLAWSFIKVQRPKEAAGYANDIVSKTPKSLLVPEAHLLLGYCAYFDKDYDKSIKEFDNAIDLAEKKAVAVADIQKKKEDNMMNSQEFASVQKEALLLSNQLPTPRVMEKREQLRPKFDDIHKKIEDYLEFLRETEQIEKFLANKDRIIKDAKFTKATVINIKAGAGEKAPPSKQDIENLDVK